In Pirellulales bacterium, the genomic stretch GACAGGCTAGCCTGTCCCTCTCCGACTCTCCGTCCGTTCTTGTTTCCGTGACCTATTCTCCGTAGTCCTGCTTCGACCATTCCTGGCCCTCGTTGAGGTGGGCCGATTGCGGTTTGCCGGATTTCTCGAAGGTGATTTCGAGCTGTTTTTTCCAGCCGGGGGTCGGATCGGCGCCGAGAAAGCTGATGTTGGCCTGCACCGCGTCTCCGCGAGCGACGGCTGCCTGAATGCGCTCGGTGACGTCCGCCCAATTTTTGCCGCCGTCCCAGCGCGCTGAAATGATCGTGGGCAGATTGGCGGGTTGGGGTGCCGGGGACTCGAAGACCGCCTCACCCGCGAGCATCCGCAGCCGAACGGAATGAAACGTCACACGGCTCTTCCATGCCCCCAGACCAAGTTGCCGCGGATTGGGCAACGACCAGCGCTCGGGGATGCTTAGCGCGGCGAGCTTTCCTTGCCACCGCAAATATGGCTTTCCGTCGAGCGAAACTTCGATGCTTGCCATCTCGTCCTTGAGGAGCCGCACACCGATGAGCAGCTTGTAACGATGGCCGTTCTCGAGCGAACCCGGTAGCGTTCCGGTCGGGTTCCGATTGTCCGTGATGCCATGTCCATCGATCTTCTCGATGCCGCTGACCTTCCCATCCGAGGCGCTTAAGCTCACCATGCATCCCTGCGAACCAACCGGAATAATCGTGTTGACATCGCTCGATCCATCTGTCCGGGTAAAACCCACTTCGAGTTCGTAACTGCCGTCGATCGAGGCGGGGAGCCTGATCCGGCAATACCGTTTGGCTTCGCTGGAAATCTCATCGCCGCTCCGCACCCAGTTTCCGTTTATGGCATCCTTTGCGGTGTCGACCATCCGCAACAGGTCGACCCACTGTCCGCGCGAGAATTGAACGGGCGAATGAGTGCGGGAGTCGGAGCCGGACTTGACGCCCGGCGTCTTGATGATTTCCGGCACGGCGGATTTGGCAACGGCTCGTCCCGCGATTAGTTTTAGCCGCATCGAATGAAATGTGACGCGCGTATTCCAGGTGCCCAAGCCGAGTTCTCGCGAATCCGGCAAACGCCACGCCTCATCGAGCGCCAACGATGTCGGATTGCCTTCCCAATGGGGCAAGTAAGGTATTCCGTCAAGGGATACATCGACGCTGGCGTGTTCATGTTGTGTTTGACGGACATTGACGAGCAGCCGATAGCGATGGCCGTTGACAATCGTTCCCGGCCGGACAGTAGTTGGATTGCCGTCGTCCCACGGCCTCTTTCCGTCGACGCGATCCAGACCGCGTACGGCGCCATGATCCATGCTCAGCAGAATCGCGCATTGCCTGTCGCCGACGGTAAAGATGGTGTTGACGTCGGCATCTCCGTCAGTGCGAGTAAACTCCACTTCGAGATCGTAGCTGCCGTCAGCGATGACGGGGACCTCGACACGCGCCTCGCCCTCCGGCTCGCATGAAATCTCGGCGCCATTGCGTGACCAGTTTCCTTTCACCGTATGCTTAGTGACGTCAGCCAACTTCAGCACCTCGACCCATTGCCCGCGCGGGAATTGGAGCTGCGAGCCGGTCGAGGTGTTGAGCGGCGATTTGCTCCCCGAATCCTTTTTTAAAGAAGTCACGGCGAATGACCTCACGTCGACGTTGGAATCAACCGCGTGAACGGCGACGCGGCCTTTAGCGGAGAGATTGTTGTTTCGCCTTTCCGCGAAGACGGCCTTGCGATTGATCCAGATTCCTATGCCGTCGTCGGCAATTCGCCAGCGCAACGAGTACCACTTGTTTGGAACCAGCGGCGGGATGGCGGCCGTCACTAGGCTGCCGCTTTCCACTTTGTCATTGCCGTCGGGTCTGTTGATCCTCAGTTCGCCAGGCTTCCGTTCCCAGTTAAAAATCACGGACGAACCACGTGGACCGTAAATCCGAATGTTGTTCCTTTCGGTTCGAGCGACAACCGCAACCTCGATCGGTCCGGCGTAACCGTCCTTGGTTATGACCTCGTTTTCGGTTGGGGTAAGTCGAACAATTCCGTTCAGCAGTTTCGCTCGTCCAAGATCGAATTTGTCCCACGAGCCGGGAACGATGGCAGTTTGTTGTGAGCGTTGTTCATTGCCGGCGTCGATCTCCGCGAGCCGCTTTTCGATCGTCGTTTTCTTCAAGCTGGGTTGCAGGTTGGGGAGCATCAGGCGATAGATTTCGGCGGCGTGAACGCGGGCGGAGTCGCGCGGGAGGCCGGTTTCCTTTTGCGACTGGTCCCACCAGCCGTCGGCCAATTGAAGTTGGTAGTTCAACTCCAAGTTGACCGCCAGTTCCTGCTTGGCCAGCGACTTGAACGGCCCGTCGGGACCCTTGGCCAACAGCGGCAGCCCGCGGTCCCAATCGCTCTTGTACAGGCAATACCAGCGGCCCATGGTCAGATTCGCGTCGGGGTTGTCGGCGTCCTTTTCGAGGACCATCTCGGCCTCGAGCGCGCCGGCCGACGCCGTTTGCAGCAAGAGAATCTCATGGCGGCGTTCGGCGATTTGCTTGCGCAACCGAGGGTCGGCCGACGGCTTGGCGGCGACCGCGCTGACGGCCTCGGCGATCGCCAGGGCCGTATCGTAGCGCTCGTCGGCCAGGGCCTGATCGATGAGCTGCTCGGCAGCCGCGGCCACGGCCGCCACTTGCTCGGCCGTCGTTGCCGATTTGACCGAGACTTCAACCAGCTTTTGCTTCATCTCGAAGGGATCGACTTCGTAAGCGGCGTCGAGGAGATCGGTTCCGTGGAGCGCGGAATTCAAGTCCCCGGCCCCGGCCGACAAACCGACCGCCCTTACCAGCAGCATGTAGCGTTCGGCGGGCGAATTCCCAGCTCCGTCGGCCAGATTATAGAACTGCTCGGCCAAGGCCCGCTCTTTTTCAGCCGAGTGCGCAACCTTGTACGTTTCGTCCAGTTGTTTGCCGATCCGCTGCTGCTCGGCGTCGGAAGGGACCGGGAGCTTTTTCGTCGCGTCGGCTTCGGACGCCACGGTCGAACTATCGGCGGTGTCTGACACCGGCGGGGCGACCGAAGAAGGCGGGCCGCCGGTTGTGGCGATCACTTCCTGTCGCTTCCAAATCGGCTTCATCTTCTCGATCGCCTGCGAACTGATTGCAAGTTTTTGGTCGATCGTCTGAAAGCCATTCCGTACGATTCGCAGCTCGTGCGGCCCCGGCTTCAAGAAGAGTTCGAGCGGCAGCGCGTCGTCGAGCGGCGTCTCTTTACCATCGATGGTTAATTGCGCGCCTTGTCGATCGCCGACTGGCCAATCGAGGACCAATGTTCCGTCGCGCTCAATCGGCACGGCGGCCTGTTGAACCGCAGCCGCTGGCTTCCAGTTCGGTGAAATCGCCTGTTCCCCGCCCGCCTCCAGCGTGACGGTCGTCTCCAGCTTGTATGTACCGCGCGAACCGACGATATGGTGATCGCCCGGCGGCACGCGATACTCCCACGGACCGTTGGCGGGAATTGTCACCGGCTGGCCGTCGATTGTGAGCCTTGCGCCAGCCCGATCGGCGGAGGGCCAATCGAATGTCAGCGCGGCATCCGGGTTGGCTTTCAGGACGTAGAACACGACGCCGGCGGCTGGGACCATCACCAGGGCTGCGATGATGCAAATGTAGATTAGCCGATTGTTCGCGGCCCGCCGTGCAGTAGCCGATCGAATCGATTGGCCGCTCGTCTTGCGAGGCCGGCTGTCCGCGTTGCCGATCAATTGGTCCCAGTCGGATGCCGGCGGCGGTGCTTGCGGGTTTGTCGCTGTGATCGGTTGGGCAACCGGCAAGTTGACGATCGGACCAGCCCTGGCATGAGGCGGCGCGGCAGCAGCGGCAAGCGCGGCCCGCAATTGCTGATCGTAGGCGGCCTTCGTCTGAGGATTGAGCAAGCAAACCCGCGCGGCCGACAGTTCGTTGAGCAACTGCTGGGAGAGCCGCGCGTTCTTACCGGACTGCAACGTGCGCAGATGCGCCATTTGTCGATCGGCGGCGCTCTCGATCACATCCGGATTCGTCTCGAAAACGCGAATACCCAGCAACCGATAGCGATTGGCCGGCTGTTCCTCGGGTGGAATCCCAAGCCAGACATGGTAGGGATCAAACGCATCCGGCATCGCATCGCTCCAAGCGAATCGGCGGCTGTCAAAGGTCGCCCAGAATCCGCCAAGGTGGGGGACTTCATTATGCCGAAATGAAATCCGAGCGGCAAGCCATCGCGCGATGCCCGCGACGACTCATCGACGACGGCGATGCCTGACCGCAATGCGACGCGGCGGCGGTAATTCGCCGCCGGTCGCAGTCGCTACAAGAATTCCCATTGCCACGACCCTTCCCCCTGCCTCCTGGCAACTGCCCACTACTCTAGGTCCAGTCGATTCAGCAGCTCTGACCGCCATGACCCAATCGCCACTTGGGCTCCGTATTTAACGGTTGCTCCGGCTCGCGGGCTCCCGCAGCCTGTTTTCAACCCCACCAAGGAATGATCTATCCTTGACACATGCGACAGGACCAATCGTCGGACTTAAAAGGGGATTCACATGATTCAGTTCAGCAAGGCCCTCCCTCGTTTCCTGCTCTCGGCGCTTGCGCTGATCGCCTGCGGATGCTCGGCCGAAGAGGCGAGTCCGGGGCAAGCAGACCAAATCAACTTAAGCGGCTTGAACGGCAAGTTGGTGCTCACCGGCTCCAGCACGATGTTCCCGCTGATTCAGGAAATTGCTCGGCGGTTCGAAGCGCAGCACCCTGAGGTCCATTTCGAAATTCAGATGGGGGGTTCTCTCCGCGGGATCAGTGACGCGCGGCAGCGGAAGGCCGATATCGGCATGTCGTCGCGGGCGCTTAATGACAACGAACACGAACTGTTCGCGTATCCGATCGCTCGCGACGGCGTCTGCTTCATCGTTCATGCAGACAATCCGGTTCAGAGCCTCACCGACCGGCAACTCGCCGACATATACCGTGGCAAAGTGACGAATTGGAAGGACGTGGGAGGCAAGAACTCCACGGTCACCGTAATCAGCCGCACGGAAACCCGCAGCGAGCTAGAGCTAGTCGAAAACAGCCTCCACATCAACCGTCGCGAAATCAAGGCCCAATCGCTCGCCGGCGATAATCCAGTGGCGATCGACGCGGTGGCAAAGGACCCGAATGCGATCGTTTTCGTTTCGGTCGGCGAGGCGGAAAGATGCAAAAAAGCGGGCGCTCCGCTCAAGCTGCTGCCGGCGGACGGGATCGCGGCCACGGAGGGAAACGTCCGCTCGGGCAGTTTTCCTCTTTCGCGCTCTCTCGTCTTGGTGACATCGGATTTCCCGGCCGGATTGAAAAAGGCGTTTATCGACTTTGCGCTTTCGCCACAGATGACCGACTTGATTCGGAAGTACAGCTTTGTTCCTTTCGTCGATTGACCGTCCGCGGGGGGCATTCACCGCCAAATCTCGAAGGCGGTAGTCGCACAACCCACGTTCGCATTGGAGCATCAAATGTTCGACTGGCTCAACAAGCTCAGTTTGCGAGCAAAGCTGCTTGGCGGCTTCGCCATCGTGGTCGGCCTGATGGCCACCGCCTGCATCGTGGCATTGGTCAGTCAGAGCTGGACTCAACGGGCGATCGATCGGTTTCTCGACGTCGACGACGTCGTCGAAAGCCTCAGCGCGCAGAGCGGCGCGGCCATGCTCAAGGCGCGACAGCACGAAAAGGATTTCCTCCTGCATTACCGATTGCTTGGTCAACGCGAGGCAACGGCCCGATACATGGCCCTGCTCGGGATGGAAGTGACGACCATTCACCAAAACATGGCTCGGATTCGACCATCGGTCCAAGATCCGGCGGTGAAGGAGCAGACCCGTCAGATCGACCTGGCCCTCGACCGATATCAGGACGGGGTGACGCGGTTTAGCAAGCAAATCGGTGGAGAGGGCCAAGCCGAGGTCGGACTCGAAGGCGCCTTGCGGCGCAAACTCCGTTCGATTGAAGTTACCGTCCGAGGAGAGAGCTTGCCCGAACTCGTCGTCGATCTTCTTGCCATCCAGGGCGAGGAAACGGACTACTTGTTGCGCGGACTCGATCGAGACACGGCGCCGATGCACCGAGCTGCGGACCTATTCAAGCTCGACGTGGCTCGCGCCGCGCTCGCGGACGAGACGAAATCGCAACTCCAGGCCCGGATCGACGAATATCTGACGCTGTTCGATAACGACGCGAAGATCGCGGCCCTCGTGGAAAAATATCGGTCCGACGCAAACATTGTCGAGCCGCTCTTGGAAGCCCTCCAGACTCGCGTACGAAACGATCAGATCCTGACCCGTGATCGGGTGAACGCGGCGGTCCAGGCAAGCCATTGGGTCCTGATGAGCGTCGGCGGGGTCGCAATCGGTCTGGGGCTGGTCGTGGCGCAACGCTGTACGCGCAGCATTACGCAAGGCGTGGGCGAGTGCTTGACCTTCGCCGAGAAGCTGGCCCGAGGTCATATGGAAACTCGGCTCAGCGTGCGCGGCCGGGACGAGTTTGGCACGATGGCGGTCGCGCTCAACGGAATGGCCGACGCGATGGCCGGCGCTCAACGGGCCCTGCAAACCGAACTTGACGAACGCCAACGCACCAATCGGATATTGAAGCAGGAAATCGAAGACCGCATCCGGGCTGAGCAGGAACTCGAGGCCGCCCATCAGCAGTTAATGGTCGCCTCGAGAAGGGCCGGAATGGCCGAGATCGCCAGCGGAGTGCTGCACAACGTGGGCAACGTCCTCAACAGCGTCAACGTCTCCGCCACTTTGGTCCTCGATCGGCTCCAGCAGTCCAAGGTCGATCAACTCACGCGGGTCTCAGGACTCATCGAGCAGCACCAGGCCGATCTGGGGCAGTTCATTACCTTGGATCCGAAGGGGAAGCAAGTCCCCGGTTTCTTGAAGCTCCTCGCGGGCCATTTGACCGAGGAACGTGCTCAGATGCTCGAAGAGCTGAATTCCCTGCACTCCAAGGTCGAGCATATCAAGACGATCGTGGCCACGCAGCAATCGTATGCCGGCGTCTCGGGAGTCATCGAGCCGATCGACCTGCACACGTTGCTCGACGACGCGATCAAGATGAACTCCTCGTCGTTCGAGCGGCACGGCATCGCGGTCCAGCGCGAATACGCTGAGCTGCCCAAGCTGTTGCTCGACAAGCAGAAACTGCTGCAAATCCTGGTGAATTTGGTGAAGAACGCCAAGGACGCCATGCTGGAGCCGGGTCAGGGAGAGCACCGACTCGACATCAGCACGCGGCTGGTCGACGAAGACCGCCTCCAGATCGTTCTCACCGACACGGGAGTAGGAATTCCGCCGGAGAACCTGTTGCGGATCTTCTCGCACGGCTTCACGACCAAGAAAACGGGCCACGGCTTCGGCCTGCACAGTTGCGCCAACGCCGCCAAGGAGATGGGGGGCTCGCTCCAGGCCGAAAGCGATGGACCGGGAACCGGCGCCACCTTTACCCTCGAACTACCCTTTCAGCCCGCGGAGGAGCCCGCATGTTGCACGACCTGATCCCGCGAATCCTGGTGATCGACGATCAAGAGTCGATCCATGAGGATTATCAGAAAATCATCGGCCCCCGGCAGTTCAGCTCGTCGGCGCTCTCCGAGGCCGTCAACGAACTCTTCGGCGAGCAACCGCTCGTCACGCCGTCCGACGACGTCAACCGTTACGAAATCGACTCCGCCTATCAAGGCGAAGAAGGACTCCGCCGCGTACAGCAAGCGTTGCAAGAAGGGCGGCCCTATTCCGTCGCGTTCGTCGATATTCGAATGCCGCCGGGATGGGACGGCGTCGAGACGGTCTCACGAATTTGGGAGATCGATCCGGAGCTGCTCGTCGTGCTGTGCACGGCCTATTCGGATTATTCCTGGGAGGAGATGGTCCGGCGGCTCGGCCGCACCGACCGTTTCCTGATTCTGAAGAAGCCGTTCGAAAACATCGAAGTCCGCCAATTGGCCATGTCGCTCAGCGAAAAGTGGCGCGTTGCCCGCACCGACATGCTGACCGGATTGCTCAATCGTCGATCGTTTAACGAGCACCTCGAGCGGGAGTGGAATCGTTCGGCGCGCCAGGGCCATCCGCTCTCCTGCGTGTTGCTGGACATCGACTTCTTCAAACGGATTAACGACGAACACGGCCACCACGAAGGCGACGCTGCCTTGAAACTCGTCGCAAACGTCCTTGGTGAGCAAAGCCGGGCGGGAGATTTCGTCTGCCGTTACGGCGGCGAGGAATTCTGCGTGCTGCTGCCCGACACGAACGAAGAGGGAGCCACGATTTGGGCCGAGCGGGCTCGCACGGCGCTCGCCGGCGCCGGTTTCACGGCGGCGGGCCGAATCGTGCGGCTCTCGGCCAGCTTCGGCGTGGCCCAACGCGCCGACGAAATTGCCGGGCCTCACGAGCTGCTCCACCGGGCCGACCAGGCCATGTTGGTCGCCAAGCAATCCGGCCGCAATCGAACCGTCCGGTTTACCTCGCTGGCCAGTCCGATCGCCGCGGGATTGGCCGAAATGCCGATCGCCCTCAATCTTTTCCAGGGCGTACTTGCCCGCCAAGTGATGACCTCGCCGGTCTTATGCCTGCGAAACGACTCGACCGCGGGGGAGGCGGCCAACCATTTTCTCGAAACGCGCGTCAACGCGGCGCCGGTGATCGACGCGGCGGGGAAACTGATCGGCATCCTGTCGGAAAAGGACGTCATGTGGACGATGCTTTGGACCGACTCCTGGACCAAGCCCATTGCGGAGATCATGCAGACCACGGTCGTGTCGTACGCCGAAGACACCCCGATCCAGGCGATCTTCGATTTCTTGTGCCGAGTGACGATCCGCCGCGTGGTCGTCGTTCGCGACGGCCAGCCGACCGGAGTCATCAGCCGCGCGAGCTTGCTGCGGTGGTTTACCAATTGGGTCGCTAGTCATCACGGCCACGTTTCGGAGGGCGATGGAAATGGTGGCGGCGGTCCCGCCGACCGGGCGCGTCCGCGGATGACTGAGGCCGCCGAATCGCTGGTGCAACTCGCCCAGAGGCTGTTATGCGAGCTGAGCGATGAGGAGCAAGACGATCTCGCGTCTCCGGTCGTCGAGGGCGTTTCGAAAATGCAGGAGTTGATGAACGACCTCTTGGCCTATTCCAGGCACGTCCACCGGATCGCGGTTCCCGAAGCTCAGGCGTGCTAATCCGTCAACGATTCGACGAGAGAGGGAATTGCCCCATGACGGGTAAGAAGAATCGCCGCATTCTGATCGTCGACGACAACGTGGCGATCCATGAGGACTTTCGCAAGGTGATCGGGACCGACGACGACGGCGCCAGCACGGTCGATCAATCCGCCGCCGCGCTGTTTGGCGAGCCGGTCGTGGCAGCGTCGCGCCC encodes the following:
- a CDS encoding ATP-binding protein — protein: MFDWLNKLSLRAKLLGGFAIVVGLMATACIVALVSQSWTQRAIDRFLDVDDVVESLSAQSGAAMLKARQHEKDFLLHYRLLGQREATARYMALLGMEVTTIHQNMARIRPSVQDPAVKEQTRQIDLALDRYQDGVTRFSKQIGGEGQAEVGLEGALRRKLRSIEVTVRGESLPELVVDLLAIQGEETDYLLRGLDRDTAPMHRAADLFKLDVARAALADETKSQLQARIDEYLTLFDNDAKIAALVEKYRSDANIVEPLLEALQTRVRNDQILTRDRVNAAVQASHWVLMSVGGVAIGLGLVVAQRCTRSITQGVGECLTFAEKLARGHMETRLSVRGRDEFGTMAVALNGMADAMAGAQRALQTELDERQRTNRILKQEIEDRIRAEQELEAAHQQLMVASRRAGMAEIASGVLHNVGNVLNSVNVSATLVLDRLQQSKVDQLTRVSGLIEQHQADLGQFITLDPKGKQVPGFLKLLAGHLTEERAQMLEELNSLHSKVEHIKTIVATQQSYAGVSGVIEPIDLHTLLDDAIKMNSSSFERHGIAVQREYAELPKLLLDKQKLLQILVNLVKNAKDAMLEPGQGEHRLDISTRLVDEDRLQIVLTDTGVGIPPENLLRIFSHGFTTKKTGHGFGLHSCANAAKEMGGSLQAESDGPGTGATFTLELPFQPAEEPACCTT
- a CDS encoding diguanylate cyclase, which produces MLHDLIPRILVIDDQESIHEDYQKIIGPRQFSSSALSEAVNELFGEQPLVTPSDDVNRYEIDSAYQGEEGLRRVQQALQEGRPYSVAFVDIRMPPGWDGVETVSRIWEIDPELLVVLCTAYSDYSWEEMVRRLGRTDRFLILKKPFENIEVRQLAMSLSEKWRVARTDMLTGLLNRRSFNEHLEREWNRSARQGHPLSCVLLDIDFFKRINDEHGHHEGDAALKLVANVLGEQSRAGDFVCRYGGEEFCVLLPDTNEEGATIWAERARTALAGAGFTAAGRIVRLSASFGVAQRADEIAGPHELLHRADQAMLVAKQSGRNRTVRFTSLASPIAAGLAEMPIALNLFQGVLARQVMTSPVLCLRNDSTAGEAANHFLETRVNAAPVIDAAGKLIGILSEKDVMWTMLWTDSWTKPIAEIMQTTVVSYAEDTPIQAIFDFLCRVTIRRVVVVRDGQPTGVISRASLLRWFTNWVASHHGHVSEGDGNGGGGPADRARPRMTEAAESLVQLAQRLLCELSDEEQDDLASPVVEGVSKMQELMNDLLAYSRHVHRIAVPEAQAC
- a CDS encoding phosphate ABC transporter substrate-binding protein, encoding MIQFSKALPRFLLSALALIACGCSAEEASPGQADQINLSGLNGKLVLTGSSTMFPLIQEIARRFEAQHPEVHFEIQMGGSLRGISDARQRKADIGMSSRALNDNEHELFAYPIARDGVCFIVHADNPVQSLTDRQLADIYRGKVTNWKDVGGKNSTVTVISRTETRSELELVENSLHINRREIKAQSLAGDNPVAIDAVAKDPNAIVFVSVGEAERCKKAGAPLKLLPADGIAATEGNVRSGSFPLSRSLVLVTSDFPAGLKKAFIDFALSPQMTDLIRKYSFVPFVD